A single genomic interval of Rhododendron vialii isolate Sample 1 chromosome 3a, ASM3025357v1 harbors:
- the LOC131321122 gene encoding uncharacterized mitochondrial protein AtMg00310-like — protein sequence MTMPNYVVQCFLPPKGLCCQLCKSMSRFWWGSKKGERKLQWVNWGKLCDNKSMGGMRFRDLHGLNLAFLAKQGWRLVACPPSLFQKVFRGKYFPCSSFWEAQCPGIASWAWRSILARREVLRHGWRWRVGDGKAINLWSNPWIPRALSFKVLSTPPMGRHLAPLPQNVFNLIDEEQHE from the coding sequence ATGACCATGCCCAACTATGTTGTGCAGTGTTTCCTCCCACCGAAAGGACTTTGCTGTCAATTATGTAAATCCATGAGCAGATTTTGGTGGGGTAGCAAGAAGGGAGAGAGGAAACTTCAGTGGGTCAATTGGGGTAAGCTGTGTGACAACAAATCCATGGGTGGAATGCGGTTCCGTGACCTGCACGGTCTCAATCTAGCATTTCTTGCCAAGCAAGGGTGGCGCTTGGTCGCATGCCCACCATCTCTCTTCCAAAAGGTTTTTCGGGGTAAGTACTTTCCCTGTTCTTCTTTTTGGGAGGCTCAATGTCCAGGAATAGCCTCGTGGGCTTGGCGTAGTATTTTAGCAAGGCGTGAAGTACTTCGGCATGGTTGGCGTTGGAGGGTTGGAGATGGCAAAGCTATAAATCTGTGGTCGAACCCGTGGATACCTCGAGCCCTCTCTTTCAAGGTCCTAAGTACACCTCCTATGGGACGACATTTAGCCCCTTTACCACAAAATGTATTTAATCTTATTGATGAGGAACAACACGAATAG
- the LOC131318944 gene encoding uncharacterized protein LOC131318944 isoform X3: protein MQNSPNQPDPDQDQRKNAGMEESKMTIEFLRARLLSERSVSKTARQRADELAKRVLELEEELKIVSLQRKKAEKAAADVLAILENNGISEFSDEFDSTSEQDVIHCESKAGHSPEEEESSVDSRMQRNHTDELSSSELESSPLPGRRLSWKGCKDCLRSREKKYMDSPIRRRSSSVSTTSASPRCRVGKSCRQIRRRETRSATEESQSDNIMLSPQQNGVATFSEGLPSRSDTGTEIMREGAEQDANICLGAPVSGDIKNQRMVANGSDYLNTRGSGKDMELALAHQAQLIGQYEEEEKAQREWEEKFRENNSNTPDSCEPGNHSDVTEERDEPKDDPPPDHVGTTTSLDQEAKSKVENICVTKESSESQPNGFQSPHPPDHVGTTASLDQEAKSKVENICVTKESSESQPNGFQSPPQVDLGCFQDQKSQPSDVGFPLATGIQNQQPSTGNHSVPPSPSYHHRSHLEGPTGSQSPQIVPSESKNERYALILHETPDKLGSVLNALHQAKLSLKHSANNAIPPIGSSSVGNAIEFSVGDRRPEVPTGCPGLFRVPSDFDLEATAKSNFPGSNSRLSLTNHYPDPGNTLTAVDRFTTPFTVSTSSISTGNRNHSVSTNPYIESRSRIPDSPEPWSRFPYYDPLPGPSLGTGLPSSRRYAYTDPNADASALVSSSTFISPVYPYPDLMPRIPSDERQRLFSSMGAGIPPPNCFSFSNDIIRPNNMSSSAFSPPAFSFPDVMPRIPSGERSRLFLSSGPGIPSQNRFALENDHIASEERSRLFSSSGPGIPSQNRFALENDHLRRNMYR, encoded by the exons ATGCAGAATTCTCCAAACCAGCCGGACCCAGATCAAGATCAGAG GAAGAATGCTGGCATGGAAGAATCCAAAATGACAATTGAGTTCCTTCGTGCACGGTTATTGTCTGAAAGGTCGGTCTCCAAAACTGCTAGACAGAGAGCTGATGAACTTGCGAAAAGG GTATTGGAACTTGAAGAAGAGCTTAAGATTGTCAGTCTCCAGAGAAAGAAGGCTGAAAAGGCAGCAGCAGATGTTCTTGCCATTTTGGAGAACAATGGGATAAGTGAGTTCTCTGACGAATTTGACTCAACCTCAGAGCAGGATGTGATCCATTGTGAGTCGAAAGCAGGTCATTCCCCAGAGGAGGAAGAAAGCTCAGTGGATTCGAGGATGCAAAGGAATCATACTGATGAATTATCCAGTTCTGAGCTTGAATCGTCTCCGTTACCTGGTAGAAGATTGTCGTGGAAAGGTTGCAAGGATTGTTTGCGTTCTCGGGAGAAGAAGTATATGGATTCACCCATTAGAAGGCGAAGCAGTTCTGTATCCACTACGTCTGCTTCGCCAAGATGCCGAGTCGGTAAATCTTGTCGACAGATACGACGGAGGGAGACAAG ATCTGCAACTGAGGAGTCACAAAGTGACAATATCATGCtatctcctcaacaaaatggagttgctacTTTTTCAGAAGGTTTACCTAGTCGCTCTGACACTGGGACTGAGATCATGAGAGAAGGTGCTGAGCAGGATGCAAACATCTGTCTTGGTGCCCCAGTTTCAGGGGATATAAAAAATCAGAGAATGGTAGCCAACGGTAGCGACTATTTGAATACACGTGGAAGTGGTAAAGACATGGAACTAGCACTAGCACATCAAGCACAACTCATAGGGCAGTACGAGGAGGAGGAAAAGGCTCAAAGAGAATGGGAAGAGAAGTTTAGAGAGAACAATAGCAATACACCG GATTCGTGTGAACCTGGGAACCACTCGGATGTCACTGAAGAAAGAGATGAGCCCAAGGATGATCCTCCTCCAGATCATGTTGGGACTACGACCTCACTAGACCAAGAAGCAAAGTCGAAggtggaaaacatttgtgtCACAAAGGAATCATCCGAAAGTCAACCTAATGGATTTCAGTCACCTCATCCTCCGGATCATGTTGGGACTACGGCCTCGCTAGACCAAGAAGCAAAGTCGAAggtggaaaacatttgtgtCACAAAGGAATCATCTGAAAGTCAACCTAATGGATTTCAGTCACCTCCACAAGTTGATTTGGGATGCTTTCAGGATCAGAAATCCCAACCTTCAGATGTCGGATTCCCCTTGGCTACTGGGATTCAAAATCAGCAACCTTCCACAGGAAACCACAGTGTTCCGCCTTCTCCTAGCTATCACCATCGTTCACATTTGGAGGGTCCAACAGGGAGTCAGTCTCCACAAATTGTCCCTTCAGAGAGCAAAAACGAACGGTATGCGTTGATTCTGCATGAAACACCTGATAAATTAGGATCTGTGCTAAATGCTCTTCATCAAGCTAAGTTATCATTGAAGCACAGCGCCAACAATGCCATTCCACCAATAGGTAGTTCATCTGTTGGGAATGCGATTGAATTTTCAGTTGGGGACAGAAGACCAGAGGTTCCCACCGGATGTCCTGGACTTTTCAGAGTGCCATCCGATTTTGACTTAGAAGCAACTGCTAAATCCAATTTCCCTGGTTCCAATTCTCGGTTGAGTTTGACTAATCACTATCCCGATCCAGGAAATACTCTAACTGCTGTTGATCGTTTCACCACTCCTTTTACGGTGTCCACTTCAAGCATTTCCACCGGAAATAGAAATCATTCTGTTTCAACAAATCCCTACATAGAAAGCAGGTCGAGAATTCCAGACTCACCAGAGCCTTGGTCTAGATTTCCCTATTACGATCCATTACCTGGGCCAAGCTTGGGTACGGGTCTACCTTCATCACGGAGATATGCCTATACTGATCCAAATGCGGATGCATCAGCTCTTGTTTCTTCTAGTACATTCATTTCTCCCGTGTATCCCTATCCAGATTTGATGCCACGGATTCCCTCTGATGAAAGGCAAAGGCTCTTTTCAAGTATGGGAGCAGGAATTCCTCCTCCTAattgcttttccttttctaatGACATTATAAGGCCCAATAATATGTCTTCTAGTGCATTTTCTCCGCCTGCATTTTCCTTTCCGGATGTGATGCCACGGATTCCCTCTGGAGAAAGGTCACGGCTGTTTTTGAGCAGCGGACCTGGAATTCCTTCGCAAAATCGATTCGCCTTGGAAAATGACCATATTGCCTCTGAAGAAAGGTCACGGCTGTTTTCAAGCAGTGGACCTGGAATTCCTTCGCAAAATCGATTCGCCTTGGAAAATGACCATTTAAGGCGTAATATGTATAGATAG
- the LOC131318944 gene encoding uncharacterized protein LOC131318944 isoform X1, with protein sequence MQNSPNQPDPDQDQRKNAGMEESKMTIEFLRARLLSERSVSKTARQRADELAKRVLELEEELKIVSLQRKKAEKAAADVLAILENNGISEFSDEFDSTSEQDVIHCESKAGHSPEEEESSVDSRMQRNHTDELSSSELESSPLPGRRLSWKGCKDCLRSREKKYMDSPIRRRSSSVSTTSASPRCRVGKSCRQIRRRETRISNMLCGWVVRSATEESQSDNIMLSPQQNGVATFSEGLPSRSDTGTEIMREGAEQDANICLGAPVSGDIKNQRMVANGSDYLNTRGSGKDMELALAHQAQLIGQYEEEEKAQREWEEKFRENNSNTPDSCEPGNHSDVTEERDEPKDDPPPDHVGTTTSLDQEAKSKVENICVTKESSESQPNGFQSPHPPDHVGTTASLDQEAKSKVENICVTKESSESQPNGFQSPPQVDLGCFQDQKSQPSDVGFPLATGIQNQQPSTGNHSVPPSPSYHHRSHLEGPTGSQSPQIVPSESKNERYALILHETPDKLGSVLNALHQAKLSLKHSANNAIPPIGSSSVGNAIEFSVGDRRPEVPTGCPGLFRVPSDFDLEATAKSNFPGSNSRLSLTNHYPDPGNTLTAVDRFTTPFTVSTSSISTGNRNHSVSTNPYIESRSRIPDSPEPWSRFPYYDPLPGPSLGTGLPSSRRYAYTDPNADASALVSSSTFISPVYPYPDLMPRIPSDERQRLFSSMGAGIPPPNCFSFSNDIIRPNNMSSSAFSPPAFSFPDVMPRIPSGERSRLFLSSGPGIPSQNRFALENDHIASEERSRLFSSSGPGIPSQNRFALENDHLRRNMYR encoded by the exons ATGCAGAATTCTCCAAACCAGCCGGACCCAGATCAAGATCAGAG GAAGAATGCTGGCATGGAAGAATCCAAAATGACAATTGAGTTCCTTCGTGCACGGTTATTGTCTGAAAGGTCGGTCTCCAAAACTGCTAGACAGAGAGCTGATGAACTTGCGAAAAGG GTATTGGAACTTGAAGAAGAGCTTAAGATTGTCAGTCTCCAGAGAAAGAAGGCTGAAAAGGCAGCAGCAGATGTTCTTGCCATTTTGGAGAACAATGGGATAAGTGAGTTCTCTGACGAATTTGACTCAACCTCAGAGCAGGATGTGATCCATTGTGAGTCGAAAGCAGGTCATTCCCCAGAGGAGGAAGAAAGCTCAGTGGATTCGAGGATGCAAAGGAATCATACTGATGAATTATCCAGTTCTGAGCTTGAATCGTCTCCGTTACCTGGTAGAAGATTGTCGTGGAAAGGTTGCAAGGATTGTTTGCGTTCTCGGGAGAAGAAGTATATGGATTCACCCATTAGAAGGCGAAGCAGTTCTGTATCCACTACGTCTGCTTCGCCAAGATGCCGAGTCGGTAAATCTTGTCGACAGATACGACGGAGGGAGACAAG AATCAGTAATATGCTTTGCGGTTGGGTTGTCAGATCTGCAACTGAGGAGTCACAAAGTGACAATATCATGCtatctcctcaacaaaatggagttgctacTTTTTCAGAAGGTTTACCTAGTCGCTCTGACACTGGGACTGAGATCATGAGAGAAGGTGCTGAGCAGGATGCAAACATCTGTCTTGGTGCCCCAGTTTCAGGGGATATAAAAAATCAGAGAATGGTAGCCAACGGTAGCGACTATTTGAATACACGTGGAAGTGGTAAAGACATGGAACTAGCACTAGCACATCAAGCACAACTCATAGGGCAGTACGAGGAGGAGGAAAAGGCTCAAAGAGAATGGGAAGAGAAGTTTAGAGAGAACAATAGCAATACACCG GATTCGTGTGAACCTGGGAACCACTCGGATGTCACTGAAGAAAGAGATGAGCCCAAGGATGATCCTCCTCCAGATCATGTTGGGACTACGACCTCACTAGACCAAGAAGCAAAGTCGAAggtggaaaacatttgtgtCACAAAGGAATCATCCGAAAGTCAACCTAATGGATTTCAGTCACCTCATCCTCCGGATCATGTTGGGACTACGGCCTCGCTAGACCAAGAAGCAAAGTCGAAggtggaaaacatttgtgtCACAAAGGAATCATCTGAAAGTCAACCTAATGGATTTCAGTCACCTCCACAAGTTGATTTGGGATGCTTTCAGGATCAGAAATCCCAACCTTCAGATGTCGGATTCCCCTTGGCTACTGGGATTCAAAATCAGCAACCTTCCACAGGAAACCACAGTGTTCCGCCTTCTCCTAGCTATCACCATCGTTCACATTTGGAGGGTCCAACAGGGAGTCAGTCTCCACAAATTGTCCCTTCAGAGAGCAAAAACGAACGGTATGCGTTGATTCTGCATGAAACACCTGATAAATTAGGATCTGTGCTAAATGCTCTTCATCAAGCTAAGTTATCATTGAAGCACAGCGCCAACAATGCCATTCCACCAATAGGTAGTTCATCTGTTGGGAATGCGATTGAATTTTCAGTTGGGGACAGAAGACCAGAGGTTCCCACCGGATGTCCTGGACTTTTCAGAGTGCCATCCGATTTTGACTTAGAAGCAACTGCTAAATCCAATTTCCCTGGTTCCAATTCTCGGTTGAGTTTGACTAATCACTATCCCGATCCAGGAAATACTCTAACTGCTGTTGATCGTTTCACCACTCCTTTTACGGTGTCCACTTCAAGCATTTCCACCGGAAATAGAAATCATTCTGTTTCAACAAATCCCTACATAGAAAGCAGGTCGAGAATTCCAGACTCACCAGAGCCTTGGTCTAGATTTCCCTATTACGATCCATTACCTGGGCCAAGCTTGGGTACGGGTCTACCTTCATCACGGAGATATGCCTATACTGATCCAAATGCGGATGCATCAGCTCTTGTTTCTTCTAGTACATTCATTTCTCCCGTGTATCCCTATCCAGATTTGATGCCACGGATTCCCTCTGATGAAAGGCAAAGGCTCTTTTCAAGTATGGGAGCAGGAATTCCTCCTCCTAattgcttttccttttctaatGACATTATAAGGCCCAATAATATGTCTTCTAGTGCATTTTCTCCGCCTGCATTTTCCTTTCCGGATGTGATGCCACGGATTCCCTCTGGAGAAAGGTCACGGCTGTTTTTGAGCAGCGGACCTGGAATTCCTTCGCAAAATCGATTCGCCTTGGAAAATGACCATATTGCCTCTGAAGAAAGGTCACGGCTGTTTTCAAGCAGTGGACCTGGAATTCCTTCGCAAAATCGATTCGCCTTGGAAAATGACCATTTAAGGCGTAATATGTATAGATAG
- the LOC131318944 gene encoding uncharacterized protein LOC131318944 isoform X2, which produces MGSFLMQFHWNMKNAGMEESKMTIEFLRARLLSERSVSKTARQRADELAKRVLELEEELKIVSLQRKKAEKAAADVLAILENNGISEFSDEFDSTSEQDVIHCESKAGHSPEEEESSVDSRMQRNHTDELSSSELESSPLPGRRLSWKGCKDCLRSREKKYMDSPIRRRSSSVSTTSASPRCRVGKSCRQIRRRETRISNMLCGWVVRSATEESQSDNIMLSPQQNGVATFSEGLPSRSDTGTEIMREGAEQDANICLGAPVSGDIKNQRMVANGSDYLNTRGSGKDMELALAHQAQLIGQYEEEEKAQREWEEKFRENNSNTPDSCEPGNHSDVTEERDEPKDDPPPDHVGTTTSLDQEAKSKVENICVTKESSESQPNGFQSPHPPDHVGTTASLDQEAKSKVENICVTKESSESQPNGFQSPPQVDLGCFQDQKSQPSDVGFPLATGIQNQQPSTGNHSVPPSPSYHHRSHLEGPTGSQSPQIVPSESKNERYALILHETPDKLGSVLNALHQAKLSLKHSANNAIPPIGSSSVGNAIEFSVGDRRPEVPTGCPGLFRVPSDFDLEATAKSNFPGSNSRLSLTNHYPDPGNTLTAVDRFTTPFTVSTSSISTGNRNHSVSTNPYIESRSRIPDSPEPWSRFPYYDPLPGPSLGTGLPSSRRYAYTDPNADASALVSSSTFISPVYPYPDLMPRIPSDERQRLFSSMGAGIPPPNCFSFSNDIIRPNNMSSSAFSPPAFSFPDVMPRIPSGERSRLFLSSGPGIPSQNRFALENDHIASEERSRLFSSSGPGIPSQNRFALENDHLRRNMYR; this is translated from the exons ATGGGTTCCTTTCTGATGCAGTTTCATTGGAATAT GAAGAATGCTGGCATGGAAGAATCCAAAATGACAATTGAGTTCCTTCGTGCACGGTTATTGTCTGAAAGGTCGGTCTCCAAAACTGCTAGACAGAGAGCTGATGAACTTGCGAAAAGG GTATTGGAACTTGAAGAAGAGCTTAAGATTGTCAGTCTCCAGAGAAAGAAGGCTGAAAAGGCAGCAGCAGATGTTCTTGCCATTTTGGAGAACAATGGGATAAGTGAGTTCTCTGACGAATTTGACTCAACCTCAGAGCAGGATGTGATCCATTGTGAGTCGAAAGCAGGTCATTCCCCAGAGGAGGAAGAAAGCTCAGTGGATTCGAGGATGCAAAGGAATCATACTGATGAATTATCCAGTTCTGAGCTTGAATCGTCTCCGTTACCTGGTAGAAGATTGTCGTGGAAAGGTTGCAAGGATTGTTTGCGTTCTCGGGAGAAGAAGTATATGGATTCACCCATTAGAAGGCGAAGCAGTTCTGTATCCACTACGTCTGCTTCGCCAAGATGCCGAGTCGGTAAATCTTGTCGACAGATACGACGGAGGGAGACAAG AATCAGTAATATGCTTTGCGGTTGGGTTGTCAGATCTGCAACTGAGGAGTCACAAAGTGACAATATCATGCtatctcctcaacaaaatggagttgctacTTTTTCAGAAGGTTTACCTAGTCGCTCTGACACTGGGACTGAGATCATGAGAGAAGGTGCTGAGCAGGATGCAAACATCTGTCTTGGTGCCCCAGTTTCAGGGGATATAAAAAATCAGAGAATGGTAGCCAACGGTAGCGACTATTTGAATACACGTGGAAGTGGTAAAGACATGGAACTAGCACTAGCACATCAAGCACAACTCATAGGGCAGTACGAGGAGGAGGAAAAGGCTCAAAGAGAATGGGAAGAGAAGTTTAGAGAGAACAATAGCAATACACCG GATTCGTGTGAACCTGGGAACCACTCGGATGTCACTGAAGAAAGAGATGAGCCCAAGGATGATCCTCCTCCAGATCATGTTGGGACTACGACCTCACTAGACCAAGAAGCAAAGTCGAAggtggaaaacatttgtgtCACAAAGGAATCATCCGAAAGTCAACCTAATGGATTTCAGTCACCTCATCCTCCGGATCATGTTGGGACTACGGCCTCGCTAGACCAAGAAGCAAAGTCGAAggtggaaaacatttgtgtCACAAAGGAATCATCTGAAAGTCAACCTAATGGATTTCAGTCACCTCCACAAGTTGATTTGGGATGCTTTCAGGATCAGAAATCCCAACCTTCAGATGTCGGATTCCCCTTGGCTACTGGGATTCAAAATCAGCAACCTTCCACAGGAAACCACAGTGTTCCGCCTTCTCCTAGCTATCACCATCGTTCACATTTGGAGGGTCCAACAGGGAGTCAGTCTCCACAAATTGTCCCTTCAGAGAGCAAAAACGAACGGTATGCGTTGATTCTGCATGAAACACCTGATAAATTAGGATCTGTGCTAAATGCTCTTCATCAAGCTAAGTTATCATTGAAGCACAGCGCCAACAATGCCATTCCACCAATAGGTAGTTCATCTGTTGGGAATGCGATTGAATTTTCAGTTGGGGACAGAAGACCAGAGGTTCCCACCGGATGTCCTGGACTTTTCAGAGTGCCATCCGATTTTGACTTAGAAGCAACTGCTAAATCCAATTTCCCTGGTTCCAATTCTCGGTTGAGTTTGACTAATCACTATCCCGATCCAGGAAATACTCTAACTGCTGTTGATCGTTTCACCACTCCTTTTACGGTGTCCACTTCAAGCATTTCCACCGGAAATAGAAATCATTCTGTTTCAACAAATCCCTACATAGAAAGCAGGTCGAGAATTCCAGACTCACCAGAGCCTTGGTCTAGATTTCCCTATTACGATCCATTACCTGGGCCAAGCTTGGGTACGGGTCTACCTTCATCACGGAGATATGCCTATACTGATCCAAATGCGGATGCATCAGCTCTTGTTTCTTCTAGTACATTCATTTCTCCCGTGTATCCCTATCCAGATTTGATGCCACGGATTCCCTCTGATGAAAGGCAAAGGCTCTTTTCAAGTATGGGAGCAGGAATTCCTCCTCCTAattgcttttccttttctaatGACATTATAAGGCCCAATAATATGTCTTCTAGTGCATTTTCTCCGCCTGCATTTTCCTTTCCGGATGTGATGCCACGGATTCCCTCTGGAGAAAGGTCACGGCTGTTTTTGAGCAGCGGACCTGGAATTCCTTCGCAAAATCGATTCGCCTTGGAAAATGACCATATTGCCTCTGAAGAAAGGTCACGGCTGTTTTCAAGCAGTGGACCTGGAATTCCTTCGCAAAATCGATTCGCCTTGGAAAATGACCATTTAAGGCGTAATATGTATAGATAG
- the LOC131318944 gene encoding uncharacterized protein LOC131318944 isoform X4 produces MEESKMTIEFLRARLLSERSVSKTARQRADELAKRVLELEEELKIVSLQRKKAEKAAADVLAILENNGISEFSDEFDSTSEQDVIHCESKAGHSPEEEESSVDSRMQRNHTDELSSSELESSPLPGRRLSWKGCKDCLRSREKKYMDSPIRRRSSSVSTTSASPRCRVGKSCRQIRRRETRISNMLCGWVVRSATEESQSDNIMLSPQQNGVATFSEGLPSRSDTGTEIMREGAEQDANICLGAPVSGDIKNQRMVANGSDYLNTRGSGKDMELALAHQAQLIGQYEEEEKAQREWEEKFRENNSNTPDSCEPGNHSDVTEERDEPKDDPPPDHVGTTTSLDQEAKSKVENICVTKESSESQPNGFQSPHPPDHVGTTASLDQEAKSKVENICVTKESSESQPNGFQSPPQVDLGCFQDQKSQPSDVGFPLATGIQNQQPSTGNHSVPPSPSYHHRSHLEGPTGSQSPQIVPSESKNERYALILHETPDKLGSVLNALHQAKLSLKHSANNAIPPIGSSSVGNAIEFSVGDRRPEVPTGCPGLFRVPSDFDLEATAKSNFPGSNSRLSLTNHYPDPGNTLTAVDRFTTPFTVSTSSISTGNRNHSVSTNPYIESRSRIPDSPEPWSRFPYYDPLPGPSLGTGLPSSRRYAYTDPNADASALVSSSTFISPVYPYPDLMPRIPSDERQRLFSSMGAGIPPPNCFSFSNDIIRPNNMSSSAFSPPAFSFPDVMPRIPSGERSRLFLSSGPGIPSQNRFALENDHIASEERSRLFSSSGPGIPSQNRFALENDHLRRNMYR; encoded by the exons ATGGAAGAATCCAAAATGACAATTGAGTTCCTTCGTGCACGGTTATTGTCTGAAAGGTCGGTCTCCAAAACTGCTAGACAGAGAGCTGATGAACTTGCGAAAAGG GTATTGGAACTTGAAGAAGAGCTTAAGATTGTCAGTCTCCAGAGAAAGAAGGCTGAAAAGGCAGCAGCAGATGTTCTTGCCATTTTGGAGAACAATGGGATAAGTGAGTTCTCTGACGAATTTGACTCAACCTCAGAGCAGGATGTGATCCATTGTGAGTCGAAAGCAGGTCATTCCCCAGAGGAGGAAGAAAGCTCAGTGGATTCGAGGATGCAAAGGAATCATACTGATGAATTATCCAGTTCTGAGCTTGAATCGTCTCCGTTACCTGGTAGAAGATTGTCGTGGAAAGGTTGCAAGGATTGTTTGCGTTCTCGGGAGAAGAAGTATATGGATTCACCCATTAGAAGGCGAAGCAGTTCTGTATCCACTACGTCTGCTTCGCCAAGATGCCGAGTCGGTAAATCTTGTCGACAGATACGACGGAGGGAGACAAG AATCAGTAATATGCTTTGCGGTTGGGTTGTCAGATCTGCAACTGAGGAGTCACAAAGTGACAATATCATGCtatctcctcaacaaaatggagttgctacTTTTTCAGAAGGTTTACCTAGTCGCTCTGACACTGGGACTGAGATCATGAGAGAAGGTGCTGAGCAGGATGCAAACATCTGTCTTGGTGCCCCAGTTTCAGGGGATATAAAAAATCAGAGAATGGTAGCCAACGGTAGCGACTATTTGAATACACGTGGAAGTGGTAAAGACATGGAACTAGCACTAGCACATCAAGCACAACTCATAGGGCAGTACGAGGAGGAGGAAAAGGCTCAAAGAGAATGGGAAGAGAAGTTTAGAGAGAACAATAGCAATACACCG GATTCGTGTGAACCTGGGAACCACTCGGATGTCACTGAAGAAAGAGATGAGCCCAAGGATGATCCTCCTCCAGATCATGTTGGGACTACGACCTCACTAGACCAAGAAGCAAAGTCGAAggtggaaaacatttgtgtCACAAAGGAATCATCCGAAAGTCAACCTAATGGATTTCAGTCACCTCATCCTCCGGATCATGTTGGGACTACGGCCTCGCTAGACCAAGAAGCAAAGTCGAAggtggaaaacatttgtgtCACAAAGGAATCATCTGAAAGTCAACCTAATGGATTTCAGTCACCTCCACAAGTTGATTTGGGATGCTTTCAGGATCAGAAATCCCAACCTTCAGATGTCGGATTCCCCTTGGCTACTGGGATTCAAAATCAGCAACCTTCCACAGGAAACCACAGTGTTCCGCCTTCTCCTAGCTATCACCATCGTTCACATTTGGAGGGTCCAACAGGGAGTCAGTCTCCACAAATTGTCCCTTCAGAGAGCAAAAACGAACGGTATGCGTTGATTCTGCATGAAACACCTGATAAATTAGGATCTGTGCTAAATGCTCTTCATCAAGCTAAGTTATCATTGAAGCACAGCGCCAACAATGCCATTCCACCAATAGGTAGTTCATCTGTTGGGAATGCGATTGAATTTTCAGTTGGGGACAGAAGACCAGAGGTTCCCACCGGATGTCCTGGACTTTTCAGAGTGCCATCCGATTTTGACTTAGAAGCAACTGCTAAATCCAATTTCCCTGGTTCCAATTCTCGGTTGAGTTTGACTAATCACTATCCCGATCCAGGAAATACTCTAACTGCTGTTGATCGTTTCACCACTCCTTTTACGGTGTCCACTTCAAGCATTTCCACCGGAAATAGAAATCATTCTGTTTCAACAAATCCCTACATAGAAAGCAGGTCGAGAATTCCAGACTCACCAGAGCCTTGGTCTAGATTTCCCTATTACGATCCATTACCTGGGCCAAGCTTGGGTACGGGTCTACCTTCATCACGGAGATATGCCTATACTGATCCAAATGCGGATGCATCAGCTCTTGTTTCTTCTAGTACATTCATTTCTCCCGTGTATCCCTATCCAGATTTGATGCCACGGATTCCCTCTGATGAAAGGCAAAGGCTCTTTTCAAGTATGGGAGCAGGAATTCCTCCTCCTAattgcttttccttttctaatGACATTATAAGGCCCAATAATATGTCTTCTAGTGCATTTTCTCCGCCTGCATTTTCCTTTCCGGATGTGATGCCACGGATTCCCTCTGGAGAAAGGTCACGGCTGTTTTTGAGCAGCGGACCTGGAATTCCTTCGCAAAATCGATTCGCCTTGGAAAATGACCATATTGCCTCTGAAGAAAGGTCACGGCTGTTTTCAAGCAGTGGACCTGGAATTCCTTCGCAAAATCGATTCGCCTTGGAAAATGACCATTTAAGGCGTAATATGTATAGATAG
- the LOC131321123 gene encoding uncharacterized protein LOC131321123 — protein sequence MANQYFVQESGLREYPSEEMERFNLIRWKSGKSVDPRLFALLEKFKEIYIERHEFFTKIFPGHQYDEFAELFKKIAGVSSTWDDAKARTMTRSLSCGSRRGANQGDESTLRLERFKVRILDLGGVPSSGHGDK from the coding sequence ATGGCAAATCAATATTTTGTGCAAGAAAGCGGTTTGCGCGAATACCCTTCAGAAGAAATGGAAAGGTTTAACCTGATCCGATGGAAATCGGGGAAATCGGTTGATCCAAGGCTGTTTGCGCTGCTGGAAAAGTTCAAGGAAATTTACATCGAAAGGCACgaatttttcacaaaaatattcCCGGGGCACCAGTACGATGAATTCGCCGAATTGTTCAAGAAAATTGCTGGAGTGTCTTCAACATGGGACGATGCGAAAGCCCGAACCATGACGAGAAGCTTGAGCTGTGGGTCACGCCGTGGGGCTAACCAAGGCGACGAATCGACATTGCGGCTCGAACGATTCAAAGTAAGGATTCTGGATTTAGGCGGGGTTCCATCAAGTGGTCATGGGGATAAATAA